The DNA window CCATCCATTTCATATATGGGACACCTAAGATATATGGAAAAAACATGGCTGTGTTTTGTTACACCTCAGGTAGGGGTATCTCAACATTTTGTGGGCCTTGCCACTAGCCTACAGTTAGTTACCTCTTCCTGAGAGGTCAGGAGGTGAATCCTCTTCACCCTACAGCTGGCCTTCAGCAGCATCTCACAGAACCTCAGGAAGTTATACAGCTAAGAGGGCAGAAGGGTCAAAGTCAAGATCTCATGACTAAACCAGCATGGCAATGGCATCCAAGGCAGATTCCACAATCATATTAATAGACAAACCAGCTTTTGAGGGAGCAGAACACCCAGAGGTAATAGTAAGTTTCTGCAGTATATCATCTGGTGAATGTGTTTGATAGTGTACAGGTAAATTACCTGGTGAATATGTCGGATGTAAGGGTCCTCCACCCAGACCTCAGTCAGCCCCTCGGTTACGTAAGGCCTGAACAGAACCTCGTAACTATAGCCTGTAGCATCGTCTGCTATCCTGATCTGCTCATGGTACTTCCCCTCTGAGTGGGAGAGgagttgagagagggagggataagaAGGGAAAGAGGCAGAGATAGGAGGTATTTCTGTTACATGCAtttgaaatacactgaacaaaaatataaatgcaacattttaagtgttggtctcatgtttcataacctgaaataaaagatccctgaaatgttccattcacaccaaaaaccttatttctctcaaattgtgtgacaatacacaaatttgttcacatcactgttagtgagcatttctcttttgccaatataatccatcaccctgacaggtgtggcatttcaagaagctgattaaacagcaccttgtgctgggacaataaaaagccactctaaaatgttcagttttgccacacaacacaatcccacaaatgtctcaagttttgaggcagcgtgtaattggcatgctgactgcaggaatatccaccagagctgttgccagataatgtaatgttcatttctctaccataagctgcctccaatgtaattttagagagTTTGGTAGTacatccaatcggcctcacaaccgcagaccacgtgtatggcgttgtgtgggtgagtggttttctgatgtcagctttgtgaacaaagtgccccatgacacactatggtgtgataagattgtctgctaaataaactaaatgtaaatgtacatgtaaaaatgaacaattgcaaagcatgctcAGTATTACTCTAATGAGCTAGGCCCTGTAAAATGGTCAATGacaatacccagtgtgctttgcagttgttCACTTTCACagacattttggtaatttagcagacactcttatccagtgaCAGTGCATCCAACTAAGgcaaataaacaacaacatatcacagtcatagcaagtaagaCGTTTGAGTaactgttactgagaatgttgttgatgTTCGGCCggctacttgcaaatgtatttttgtattttcaataacaaaatacatgtattttaatacATTGGTCTTTAGTCTATTTTGTAATGAATGCTCATCCCTGGAAGGAGGAATAAGAGGAAGGCAGCAGTAAGGTGCAGGAATGATTCCTTTGGGAAAGTCACATCAGTTCTCTGAGATCTATTACCTTCTTTTAGTTGGTTGACATGGACTTTGATCTGTTCTGCTCGATCCATGTAGCTCTTTATCTTCTGTCTGTAGTGGACTTTCTTCGAGTCATCTTTCACAGCTGTGAACAGATGAGTAGATCAGTAAAACAGATGTTACCCTCATAcccatgtgactgtgtgtgtgttacctttcaGCACGTCCATCAGTAGCTGGATCCCCTCCTGGtagcacactagcgactcctggaAGCGCGAGCTCTGGTCCAGCTCCACGGCTCGTTTCAGGACGGAGATGGCAGAGGTCTCCATACCAGGGACTTGCGTCATGGTTCACTATCTGGTAAAAATGGACTGAGATTttgagttcaatgtgtcaaattgTGGATATTTGTAATTCACCTGGTTAGAGTATGCCATAGACGGCAAAGGAGTATGCACATGCTTCGTCCGTCCACAGCTCAGCGACAGGAATATTAAATTCGTCTGAGTCAGCTTGAGGTATCACGTCTTCTTTGGCACATATTCAGAGGCAATACAATGCATCAGTAGACACTTCTTAAACTCGTATAGCCTTGTTTAAAATCCTCATGCTTAGATTATATCTAAATCGGATGACGAGATTTCATTCCATTAATTCAAACGTAAATCTGATCAAAATCATCCTCTCATGGCACTAACTTCCTGATGTTGGTTTGTTTCCTTGTCCATATACAGGTACGCATGAATAATAATTCCCCTGAGCAACATATCCACGGAAGTGAAAATGCCTAAATGAAATATAAACGAATTAATTATGAAATACACATGTAAACCATTTTTGGGGTCAAACCATATAGTTAATCATACAATatcacattgtaaaaaaaaaagcgaCGTTTTTTCACAAAGTCAATTGAAACAAATGAAAGCCATGCAGGAACGAAATTACCAAGTTTTGAAGTAGCACGGTAACGTTAGTAAGTGACTGCTATACTGACGGCTTCCGGTGAGTGCCGTAAGCGCTGAAACATTCTAGCATTTCAGGTTGCGTTTATTCAGCTGTATTTTGATGTTTgttgaaaatataatttaaaaaaatattgacatTATAGTAACAACACTTTATATCTCGGTAGAATCACTATTTCCTTGTCGAATTCGCATTTGGCGGTTTTTGCATTATAACCTTGGCTTCCCTGCTACAGACTTATCAACCAACAAGTAAATATGGCAATGCTATGTCGTGGTCTTCACATACCTTCCCCAATTCAGGTAAGGAGTCTAAATTATTAAAGGCAGACTATCTTCCTGGCAGACAGTTGTAACTCAAATTAAAGCTATCAGTCAGATAACAGGTTGTTAGAACAATACATTTTGTAGGATCATCCGACTTTGTGTTCCTCCATAGTTGTTTTTGGTTTTTCTTATTCTCTTCACGCCTTGCATATTTGATTATGTGTCTGTGCATTCTTGCAGGCTTTAACAGAATCTACGCCTCTGCCTTGGTTAATTTCATTCCGAAACAAGTTCACCAAAGCACGGATCCCACAAGAGgtagggtgctgcagactttcGTCAAGGGCAGGCCCATACAATCTAAATGCAATGAATACCTCAACTCAAAGCAAAAGTTTCTTACCTATgtccttaaccctaattgctccagtgtCATCGtcaatggctgatccctggccatTATCCCACTCTCCAAGGGTGTTTCAGGGGGAGTGATATGCATGTCCATTTCACACCACACAGTTTATACTAAGGTTATACacatgtacatgtgtgaaacaggacaaatataagcactaGAGGTTGACTGATTAATtggaatggctgattaattagggccgtttTCAAGTTTTAATAACagtcggtaatctgcatttttggacaccgattatggacgattacattgcactccacgaggagattgcgtggcaggctgactacctgttacgcgagtgcagcaaggagccaaggtaagttgctagctagcattaaacttatcttataaaaaacaatcaatcttaacataatcactagttaactacacatggttgatgatattactagtatatctagcttgtcctgcattgcatataatcgatgcagtgcctgttaatttatcatcgaatcacagcctacttcaactttgccaaacgggtgatttaacaagtgcatttgcgaaaaaagcactgttgttgcaccaatgtgtacctaaccataaacatcaatgtctttcttaatAAAattaatacacaagtatatatttttaaacttgcatattttgttaaaataaattcatgttaacaggcaatattaactagggaaattgtgtcacttctcttgcgctctgtgcaagcagagtccgggtatatgcagcagtttgggccgcctggctcgttgcgaactgtgtgaagaccatttgttcctaacaaagaccgtaattaatttgccagaattgtacataattatgacataacattgaaggttgcgcaatgtaacagcaatatatagacttatggatgccacccattagataaaatacggaacggttccgtatttcactgaaagaataaacgttttgttttcgaaatgatagtttccggatttgaccatattaatgacctaaggctcgtatttctgtgtgttattatattatgatttgatatttgatagagcagtggtaggcaggagcaggctcgtaagcattaattcaaacagcactttcctgcatttgccagcagcacttcgctgtgcttcaagcattgcactgtttatgacttcaagcctatcaactcccgatattaggctggcaatactatagtgcctatatgaatatccaatagtcaaaggtatatgaaatacaaatggtatagagagaaatagtcctataatgcCGATTTAATAACTACAACGTAAACCTTCTTACCTggtaatattgaagactcatgttaaaaggaaccaccagctttcatatgttctcatgttctgagcaaggaacttaaacgttagcttttttacatggcaaatattgcacttttactttcttctcaaacactttgtttttgcattatttaaaccaaattgaacatgtttcattatttatttgagactaaatagattttattgatgtaatatattaagttaaaataagtgttcattcagtattgttgtaattgtcattattacaaatatatatatcaaatcggccgattaatcggtatcgggtTTTTTGGGTccgccaataatcggtatcggcgttgaaaaatcataatcggtcgacctctaataagcACCCtctatttattatattataacacTTTGGTCATATCCTAATGgcaatgatcatggaaatgaAATTTTTAAACAAACCTTTGCGACTCCTTTGAATCCGTAGtaaatctgtctttctgtgtctaCAGATTCTGGACGAGCGGTCTCAAGAGCATGAGAAGTATGGTGGAAACCAGGAGCAGCCCCATAAGCTGCACGTGGTGACGCGGGTCAAGAGCACCATGCGCCGGCCCTACTGGGAGAAGAAGCTAGTGGAGGGACTCTGCTTGCAGAAGGTGGGGCTCCTATCAGCTTGGATTAATAACCTCACATCTGAGGGGATAGCCTAGTGTGTGGCAATCTTACTCTGCGTGGGTGTAGGCTGTGTGGGCGCAGGATTTTGCTCCAGCCAAactgtaacacacctgattcgaCTAATTGAAAGTTGCCCACCCCTCGGCTTTCCTCTAGCAGAGCGGATAGGACTTGTATTGAGTTCAGTTGTGTGCTGTGCTTGCTCTTGCTGTAATATCAAGTTATAATAATGATTCTGATTGCTAACTTGGTTGCACTGTAATTGTTCtttgctcctcctcctcaggcGTATGTACCTGTAATTCACAAGAACATCCCTTCAGTCAACAACCAGCTGAAATTCATCAAGCATCTTGTGAGGTAAGGCTGCTCGAGTTTGCAAGACATGTTATTACTTTGTTAGCGCAGGGCTATTATTAAATACATCTGTTCATTCCTGTCAAGTGTATGCTACTGTTTACCAATTGAGTGCGTGGTTGGTTGATCCTGACAACTGAAATCCTCTAATTCAATACAGATGAACTTTGACCACTCTTCCATCTCATCTCTTCTCCGTCATTCTCTCTGTTCAGGATCCAGCCACTGAAGCTTCCCCATGGTCTCCCTGCTGAGGAAGACATGGCCGACACTTACCTGAACAGCAAAGGAGAGCTGATCGTACGACGCCTCCTCAAACCTGTAGGGTCCAAAGCCATCGAGTCATAGCCAGCACTACTCTATACTCAAGCCATTTTGTCAGTGGTCCTGTTTGAATACTGAAAATGCATCCTCCCTTCCTCAAAGTAATCACTGACATGACTGGATTTGCTGTGTAGTGGATCACATGCTTTCACCTATCCAATCTGTATAGAACACAAATGAATGTTTTTACAGTCTGGCCTACCAGAAATCAGCTGTGATTCAAATTACTGTATTAGTGAAATCCCTGTACCGGTGTTCATTCTAGACCTGGACTGAGAAACACTTCTATAGCTCACCCCTTTGTAttatatttcaaataaaaacataacaTTAACATGTATAATATGTTAATGTGTATAAAATACATCCATGCAAATCGAGGAAGTCAGAGGAAAATAATGTGCCAGTGGTGATCAGCTTATTTTAAGATCAAGCCCATTTTTATAGAAAAACTCAAACCTGTGCTACCAATCACACTGATGACACAAAGGAGGTGGCTGTGGAATGCAGCTGACCTTGGCACTTGGTTGTTGCTCATGAAAAGCTGGATTgaagttttcccccacaaatcGTGTCGACAAATGACATGGATCGATgttaatttagctagctatagtGTTAGCGAGGATGATTCGTTAAATGGTAACAGCATCAGGTCTCAGTTTCATTGATTCCAATTGAAGTCTAGAACTGGAGTCAGTCAGGGCAGAAAGAGTTAATTGGCTCAGATAAGTATCCTTTTATTTGCAGGTTGGAAATAAACAACCAAAAAGCACTTGAATGTAATTAAATATGAACTCATATGATTAAGTTCACAcccacaaaacaaaaaacaaagcatgGAAGACTGGGATAAATAGGAATATGATAAACATGAAAGGAACAAAACAGGAAGAGATGGTTCTGCCGGTTAGTGGTTAGTAgcccagccagagagacagaagtTGAAGGCTGACGGTCTTCTAGTCGTCTTCAGAGTCTGAGTCGTGTCCTCTCCCCCTGATGGTCTTCTTCTCCACTTTGGTGAACTTTGAACCAGATTTCTGTGTCAGGGTGGGGGGTTCCATGAGGTTACCACTGAAAGTGTAGGGAGGGGTGTTACGAGACTTGATCTGAACTAAGAACTTAATGTCTAATCAGCCTGTGTTTGTGCATGAACTGGTAAGGCTTTTTATTCCTTTTGCAAATGAACCAATGGCCTCAAATGCCCAACAGGAAATACCTAGACAGATCATCTTTCTATCAAGAGGTGTGATTATCTTTAGGAAATCACTCCTGTCTGTGTACCTGTAGTTGATGATGTCAGAGCAGCCCAGTCTCCACTCCAGCACCTCTGTGGGGAACTCGTCTGTGTTTCCTAGGTCTGTGAAACCCACTATGTAGTCCTTGGTCTTCCCGTCCTTTACCAGCGCCAGAGTGGGAATCACCTTGATCCGCAGCCTATCTGTCAGGAATGGAGCCTTGTCCACATTCAGCTTGATGAACTTGGTCTCCAGGTGCTTCTTGGCCAGGACGCTAAGGTGCTTGTCCAGGATCTTGCATCTTTagaatggaggggagaggagacagcaggGTTAGCTCCTGGTAGAAGCTGCAATAAAGAAATCCTGGGCAATAAACCCCTTTCTAATAATTTTCTTAGGATTTAGGAGGATAAGCTCACCCCGGATCTCAATTAATTTGCAGCAATAAAACAGCACTAGGTTTTTGGCCTGTAATGGCAGGAGAACAACAGGTAGAGAAGAAAACATTGCTGTGTTGCAAACCTGAAGGTGGAGTCTCTGTAGAAATGGCAGACCACTCGATTGCTCTCCTTCACCTCAGGGAAGAAGTCTTTCTCACTGGGGATCTCCTTGTACTCCCCATGCCCTTTACCCAGCCACTCCTGAGGGGACAGAGCACAAACATGACATGAGTGTTACTGGTATGAAAGAACTGGATGGACTAAATAAAATGCTTGTTTGGCATCCACCATATGGCTCAGCCAATGTGACCACTCTGTCTTTCCCTCCTACCTGCTTTTGTTTCTGGGATTTCTTGAgggcctccatcctcctctccttcagcttTTCCATCTCATCGTCATCCATGCGCTCCAGCTTCCCCAGCTCTGCATCCAGCTGCTCCTCCACCATCCTGGCTGACTGCAGCACCTGCTGCTCCAGCGCCTTGGCCATGATCTCCATCGACTGACTCGCCATGATGAAGAGCGAAACTTCTGACACTCACTCTATATTCCTGAAGGAAGGGAGAATGGGGATGAGGAAGAGTAGAATAGAATGAGAATGATTGCATTTCAGAGATTTAATTTATATGGTTGGCCATACGATTTAGGCAAACTaataccacagatagaacaatgagacagatatttcacctgatgtataaatgtgaagcatccactTGGCGTTTCCAAACACTAACAAATATGGTAAAGAGAGGAAGCCCAATGGCCGGCGGTCTGAGATGGATTTTCGCCGACATTCTGCATTTTCTCATCATTAAacgtttgatctcaatacagttttctgtttccaaaactagaatctctTACGAACAGATTATACTAAGTTTTGTTGACTGTTTTGCCAAAATCGCGTTATTTACAAGGAGTGCAAAGACGAAATGAGTTAATGCACACGCTCCCTACTAAGAGTAGGCTAACTGAAATTTGAAGATGTATGCTTGAACAGGCCAATAGGACTTCCATAgttcgtgcttggctctgcccactatgactcatttgttcccattggaaacgacataTCTGTCATATCATATCTTGGTTTAGTTAAACAAATCTTTGCTAATACTGTAACCCTGGCTGGTGACCATGGTAACGACACACCTTGATCAAAGATATTTGTGCCTGGATGTTTTCAATAGATGAAAATAGCTAGCTACCCAGGTTAAAGTTTTCCCATTTagaaagttagctaactagctagtcttaAAATCATATAGAAAGTTTTGCCATTTGATTACTGACCCACCACTAACAAATGACCATTGTCTGTTAGCTTTCTCGCTATAGTGGTTAGTTAACGTTACTTAAGTTAAAGTCCGAGTTCAAGctatgtcagctagctagctaacgttatgtttgttaactagctaaattactgtagcctactattaATCGCATCATATTTCAGACAAAGTTGACGAATAGAAAGCGTTCTATAATGAACAAAAGTACAATCACTGGCGTCGTTTTAGCCTAGCTAGCGCCATCAAGCCTGACCTGCCGCAGGTAGAGCTGCTAGGCTAACAATAGCTTCGATGCAACCAAGAGAGTTTTTACATTGTGCTGGACTCTTAAAAACTTTATTGGTTGTATCGAAACTAGACTAACAATTGCGCGGCCAGAGTCAGAGAACGCTGGCTAGCGAGCTGTCAAAAAAACGACCAAGACTTCGCCCATACACTGAAGCCATATGTCCATGATAAGATCACAACCTCttatattaatattattttaATAGGGCCTACTGAATGTATTATTTGCACATTACTTTATCAATATTATCACACTAACAAGCCTACTTACCAAAAGCGGTCCGTGCAAAAAGGCAGAATCCACTTTCTGCAGAGGCTGCAGCGCGCGCAAAGACTACGCAGTATTACCAAGGCTTTACGTCACAGGTAAATAAATAAACGCTCGTTGCGCTTTAAACACCATTGATAAGTAGTACCTTAGTTGCATTCCTTATattgtaatgtgttttattgtgtaAAGACCAAACAGTTTTGGTTATTATAAGCAAGTGCTAGCTAtaagatgtccactatcatccctgggcccaagaaagggaaagtaaccgTACATTTCGACCAGCAGAAGCTTGACAACTCTTCCCTACAGGTTGGCCGCTTCGTGGGCGTAGGCGTGAACCTATTCtagtaattaaatacattttcaaaatgtgaaaaaacgATGTATtattagttagctggctagctacaacAGGCcactgtgtgtaggccaggggTGGGGGAGGTCCGGcctacaaaaataaaatgtttggtGGCGCTAGACAGACAGCTCGTCATCATCGAGCACCTGTACGTCAGACAAATTGctacagtaaataaaataaaagtagatCCGGAGTGTCGCGGTTTCCaagacacatttttttgttgtcgaAGTGTATTCCTAGTTTGTGGGGATGCACTTGCAGTAATGAGAAAGGCAAATTTGGAGCGTCATTACAGCTCGAAACATGCTAAACTGAATGAGTTGCAATGATAACTTCGTGTGGATAAAGTAATTGCTCTTCGGCGGGGTTTGGGTGACCAACAAGCCGCCTTTACGAAACTTCGTTTGGATGGGGAAAATGTTATGCAATCAAATTTTGTGGTTAGCGAGTTTAACAAAGAAACTGAAGCCTCATTTGGAAGGAGAATTTGTAAAAGAGTTGCTAACACCAGACAAAGTTAAATTGTTCCAAAGTGTCAGTTTGTCTCGAAGAATCGTCACAGAGCGGATAACTGGCATGGCACAAGATACCGATAAAACATTGAAGGACTCCGCAAGAAATGTCGAGTTTTTCTCTTTGGCATGTGATTAAGCGACTGACAACACATACGGCTCAATTTGCAATTTTTGTGCGTGGGATTACCGCGGAGTTTGACACAAGGGAGGAATTGCTGTTTTTGGAAGCCATGCATATCACAACCAGAGGTGAGAATTTGTTTGAGAGACTTGTCTCGGCAATGAGCAAATTTGAGCTACGGTTTGAAAAATGAAGTGGCCTTACTACAGATGGAACGCCAGCCATGGTTGGCTCGAAAAATAGGTTAACCgtattagtgaaaaaaataaatgagtTGTCTCAGTCTTGATCCAAGTGATTGAATTATATGCAACTGCATCATACATCAAGAACGTATGTGTGCACAGTCCCTGAAGCCGAACAACGTAATGGCAACTGTAGTGTCGACCATACATTTTATCAAAAGCAAAGTGCTGAACAACCGCCAATTTATTGAACTATTGAGTGATCTTGAATCGGAGTATGGTGATCTGGTTTACCACTGTGGTGCGATGGTTGAGCCGTGAAAACATGCTCGCGCAGTTTTACGGACTGAAGGATGAAGTAAAACAATTCATGGAGATGAAGGGGAAACCTGTCGCGGTACTGAGTGACAAGTGGATGTGTGATTTGGCCTTCATGGTGGACATAACCAAGTATCTGTCTGACTTGAACGTCAAGCTCCATGGGCCGAACCAGCTTCTCAGCGATCTGCTCTCAAACGTGAAATCTTTCGAAGCGAAATTAAAGTTGTGACCAACTAGAAAGGGGTAACACAGTACATTTTCCTATTCTGCAAGGACAAGAGCCTGAGATTACGTTGGAATATGCCGGTAAATGGAAAACTCGCGAAGGCATTTTGTGAGCGGTTTAAGGATGTGAAAAGTAATCAACTGGAGTGTAAATCCTTTTAAGGATATGACCTTCCCCCccccaattttcacctaaaatgacatacccaaatctaacagcctgtagctcaggacctgaagcaaggatatgcatattcttgataccatttgaaaggaaacactttaacgtttgtggaaatgtgaaattaatgtaggacaaCATAACAAATTAGATCTGGTATAAGataatgaacaaaaaaaacattattttcatctttgaaatgcaagagaaaggccataacataatattgcagtttaggtGTAACTTaatagattttggccactagatggcatcagtgtgtgtgcaaagtttcagattgatccagtgaagcattgcaatactggacaatatttattatcaagtctgcccaaatgtgcacGAACTGGTcagttgatacattttcaagtacataacatacacacatgaTATGGTAATAAAAGTTtttagtttacacactcccagaaatgtcatacatgatggatcattagcttatacactaattTTCACAGATCTAGATGGCCAAGTGGGGTGGGTgtggagacagcaggggttcaaactgtagaacccagtacctacatttgaatataaaaatagattttatcaaacaaaactatgctacattttatccctgggatcctcaggatgacaaatcagagcaagattactgaatgtaagtacatgatttaccttcagaggtgaatgtaccaaaccagttgccatgataaaaaatgtgttgtgatctctcctcaaacaatagcatgatattttttcactgtaatagctactgtaaattggacagcacAGTTAGATTAAGAAAAATGTAAGCATTCTGCCAATATAAGACATGtcaatgtcctgggaaatgttattgttacttacaacgtcatgctaatcacattagcgcacattagctcaaccatcccagtatagggacaccgatccgtAAAGGACTTTTGTAATGATGGacttttgtttctctttgcttatttgagttcttgccataatatgcaattggtcttttaccaaatagggctatcttctgtataccacccctaccatgtcacagcac is part of the Salvelinus sp. IW2-2015 linkage group LG36, ASM291031v2, whole genome shotgun sequence genome and encodes:
- the mitd1 gene encoding MIT domain-containing protein 1; protein product: MTQVPGMETSAISVLKRAVELDQSSRFQESLVCYQEGIQLLMDVLKAVKDDSKKVHYRQKIKSYMDRAEQIKVHVNQLKEEGKYHEQIRIADDATGYSYEVLFRPYVTEGLTEVWVEDPYIRHIHQLYNFLRFCEMLLKASCRVKRIHLLTSQEEGDNSSQQASALSELKQSLQSQDVCLDLQYSTFHDREIRFDNGWIIKIGRGLDYFKKPKGRFSIGYCDYDLRQCQETTVDIFHSKHTKTL
- the mrpl30 gene encoding large ribosomal subunit protein uL30m, with protein sequence MAMLCRGLHIPSPIQALTESTPLPWLISFRNKFTKARIPQEILDERSQEHEKYGGNQEQPHKLHVVTRVKSTMRRPYWEKKLVEGLCLQKAYVPVIHKNIPSVNNQLKFIKHLVRIQPLKLPHGLPAEEDMADTYLNSKGELIVRRLLKPVGSKAIES
- the txndc9 gene encoding thioredoxin domain-containing protein 9, with the translated sequence MASQSMEIMAKALEQQVLQSARMVEEQLDAELGKLERMDDDEMEKLKERRMEALKKSQKQKQEWLGKGHGEYKEIPSEKDFFPEVKESNRVVCHFYRDSTFRCKILDKHLSVLAKKHLETKFIKLNVDKAPFLTDRLRIKVIPTLALVKDGKTKDYIVGFTDLGNTDEFPTEVLEWRLGCSDIINYSGNLMEPPTLTQKSGSKFTKVEKKTIRGRGHDSDSEDD